The following coding sequences are from one Paenibacillus sp. FSL R5-0912 window:
- the accB gene encoding acetyl-CoA carboxylase biotin carboxyl carrier protein: MFKLSEIKELIKLLDQTSSVHELEIESEGMKLAIRKPDRPEADGTAIQATPYAYPFTPASQPQSPQHVAPPVVSEVPAVTQQQSPSAEGALHKIVSPMVGTFYSAASPETPSFVSVGDRVHEKSTVCIIEAMKLMNELEAEVKGEIVSVLAENGQLVEYGQPLFLVRAE; this comes from the coding sequence ATGTTCAAGTTAAGCGAGATTAAGGAATTAATTAAATTGCTGGACCAGACCTCTTCCGTACATGAGCTGGAGATTGAAAGCGAAGGTATGAAGCTGGCTATCCGCAAACCGGATCGCCCTGAAGCTGATGGAACAGCAATCCAGGCGACTCCTTATGCCTACCCCTTTACGCCAGCATCGCAGCCGCAAAGTCCGCAGCATGTTGCTCCTCCGGTTGTCAGTGAAGTTCCTGCTGTAACGCAGCAGCAATCACCCTCCGCTGAAGGCGCATTACATAAAATCGTCTCTCCGATGGTAGGGACCTTCTATAGTGCTGCTTCTCCGGAAACACCGTCCTTTGTAAGTGTGGGAGACCGGGTTCATGAGAAATCAACGGTCTGTATCATTGAAGCCATGAAGCTGATGAATGAGCTGGAAGCGGAAGTGAAAGGCGAAATCGTCTCCGTCCTGGCCGAGAACGGCCAGTTAGTGGAATACGGCCAGCCGCTGTTTCTGGTGAGAGCGGAATAA
- a CDS encoding SpoIIIAH-like family protein, producing the protein MKGKRQTIWLVSMLSLMVVLSAYYLFTEDTGASIPKETAGSIQVDTVKDGTGGGTATTLDSGLVINEVTTDDSVTADAGTQTEDSKTAAVTEDADKAVADDTAAAAVTDDTATAAVTDDSSAAANSSNADKETAAADTAGKTDKPAASADKSAAASTDKTPAKDDAAILDEVASESVSASSMFTNYLYEREQQNLKDHNDLLALINDMDKTPAENAVAQEQLSKLEEKESKITGIEEQLQQKYGEAIVKEEAGDAYTIVVLSDKLDVKQAVGIVDLVMKELSVSQDKIKVQYVSEQ; encoded by the coding sequence ATGAAGGGCAAAAGACAAACGATTTGGCTGGTTTCGATGCTCAGTTTAATGGTGGTGCTCTCGGCTTATTATCTGTTCACGGAGGACACAGGTGCTTCCATTCCTAAAGAAACTGCAGGCAGCATTCAGGTGGACACCGTGAAGGATGGGACGGGCGGCGGGACAGCTACTACGCTTGACAGCGGGCTCGTGATCAACGAAGTAACAACTGATGATTCCGTTACTGCCGATGCGGGAACCCAGACAGAGGACAGCAAAACTGCTGCTGTAACTGAGGATGCCGACAAAGCTGTTGCAGACGATACCGCAGCCGCTGCCGTGACGGATGATACCGCAACTGCAGCAGTAACAGATGACAGCAGCGCAGCAGCTAACAGCTCCAACGCTGACAAGGAAACGGCCGCAGCAGATACAGCGGGCAAGACAGACAAACCGGCTGCAAGTGCCGACAAATCAGCAGCAGCTTCCACAGATAAGACTCCGGCCAAGGATGATGCGGCTATTCTGGATGAAGTAGCTTCAGAGAGCGTGTCGGCCAGCAGCATGTTCACGAACTACCTGTATGAACGCGAGCAGCAGAATCTTAAGGACCACAATGATCTGCTGGCCCTGATTAATGACATGGATAAGACACCTGCGGAGAACGCGGTTGCCCAGGAACAACTCAGCAAGCTGGAGGAAAAAGAATCAAAGATCACCGGAATTGAGGAACAGCTCCAGCAGAAATACGGAGAAGCTATTGTGAAAGAGGAAGCCGGAGATGCGTACACGATCGTAGTGCTCAGCGATAAGCTGGATGTGAAGCAGGCCGTGGGCATCGTTGACCTTGTAATGAAAGAACTGAGTGTGTCCCAGGACAAGATTAAAGTCCAATACGTATCGGAGCAGTAA
- the spoIIIAG gene encoding stage III sporulation protein AG, with protein sequence MANWLKKLEQWAGGGSGNPKRSHTFRWLIIIGLLGVAIMLFNSFVNVKKLDSENTGREPPVSETSQAVLQQEAVQPNSFDSIELAMENRTKEILEKIVGVGTVDIMVTVDSTEEIVVQRNMNDSQAQSEETDASGGKRHTTQYTRDGEIVTYSQSGDETPIITKRIKPQVRGVLVVAKGAENKVVRNLIEQAVEKGLNVPSYRISVVPRKQE encoded by the coding sequence ATGGCCAATTGGCTGAAAAAGCTTGAGCAGTGGGCCGGCGGCGGAAGCGGCAACCCGAAGAGGAGTCATACTTTCCGCTGGCTGATCATTATTGGCTTGCTGGGCGTTGCTATCATGCTGTTCAACTCCTTCGTGAATGTGAAGAAGCTGGACAGTGAGAATACGGGACGTGAACCACCCGTAAGTGAGACCTCTCAGGCGGTCCTGCAGCAGGAGGCGGTGCAACCCAATTCTTTTGACAGCATCGAGCTGGCGATGGAGAACCGGACGAAGGAGATTCTGGAGAAAATCGTCGGGGTCGGGACGGTTGACATTATGGTCACCGTGGATTCCACAGAGGAAATAGTCGTGCAGCGCAATATGAATGATTCGCAGGCGCAGAGTGAGGAAACCGATGCCAGCGGTGGTAAACGCCATACCACACAATACACCAGGGACGGCGAAATCGTAACCTACAGCCAGTCCGGTGACGAGACCCCGATTATCACCAAACGGATCAAACCCCAGGTGCGCGGTGTGCTGGTTGTCGCCAAAGGGGCAGAGAATAAAGTGGTGCGTAACCTGATCGAGCAGGCTGTCGAGAAAGGGCTGAACGTGCCGAGCTACCGGATCTCCGTCGTTCCGCGCAAGCAGGAATAG
- a CDS encoding stage III sporulation protein AF, whose translation MSWLSGWLHELILVVLMAAFVEMLLPSKSMERYARLVLSLLVLLTMLSPIVSMLKGDASKELSLAMEQQERSGGLLSGAGDGADSLEKILADGRMLAEGARDQSLKLAAEEIAGQMRDQIAGSTGIRGANVTVTLGMGQNPSAPLGEEVPVISSVTVDIPVSGAVAASGIPGSAEGSQPAASPASEPILITPVEPVQVSLDKDGTASEGSGAATGVSQPSATGNGAQEEQAAAVVEAESVKRLLEQNWNLDPDSIHVLSGGTSAVKS comes from the coding sequence ATGAGCTGGCTCAGCGGATGGCTCCATGAACTGATTCTGGTGGTGCTGATGGCCGCGTTTGTCGAGATGCTGCTGCCCAGCAAATCCATGGAACGTTATGCCAGACTGGTGCTCAGTCTGCTGGTTCTGCTGACCATGCTGAGTCCGATCGTCTCTATGCTAAAGGGTGACGCCAGCAAGGAGCTTAGTCTGGCCATGGAGCAGCAGGAGCGGAGCGGCGGGCTGCTCTCAGGTGCAGGAGACGGCGCGGACTCGCTGGAGAAGATTCTGGCGGACGGGCGGATGCTGGCAGAGGGCGCGCGCGATCAGAGCCTGAAGCTTGCCGCCGAAGAAATAGCAGGGCAGATGCGTGATCAGATTGCCGGCAGCACCGGCATCCGCGGCGCAAATGTTACGGTGACGCTGGGCATGGGGCAGAATCCGAGTGCGCCTCTGGGCGAAGAGGTGCCGGTGATCTCCTCGGTCACGGTAGATATACCAGTGTCGGGAGCGGTTGCTGCAAGCGGCATACCGGGTTCAGCAGAGGGCTCACAGCCTGCTGCAAGCCCGGCATCCGAACCGATACTGATTACCCCTGTAGAACCGGTCCAGGTCAGCCTGGACAAGGACGGGACGGCAAGTGAAGGTTCTGGAGCCGCAACGGGTGTTTCGCAGCCTTCAGCCACAGGAAATGGGGCGCAGGAGGAACAGGCAGCAGCGGTTGTAGAGGCCGAATCGGTCAAAAGGCTGCTCGAGCAGAACTGGAACCTGGACCCGGATTCGATACATGTGCTGAGCGGCGGCACCAGCGCCGTGAAATCATAA
- the spoIIIAE gene encoding stage III sporulation protein AE: protein MQERSIFRPPKLNRLLVLLPCLLLLLCAGTAYAAPASQAQTQTQTGGSGGSSSPVDQWVKGQVENLPTDGVETYWDQLMKDYGGFFPEGKTPSLMDMLLPGEDGLSFKSVLSGLTRFMWHEVLYNGKLLVTIVMISVLSMILETLQTAFERKSVSKIAYMLCYMVVLVIAVNSFNISIGYAKDAIDRMIDFMMAMIPLLFALLASMGNIVTVSVTHPLIVFMIHTVGTMIHTIVFPLLFFSAVLHLVSAMSEKYKLTQLANLLRNIGAGLLGVLLTVFLGVISVRGITSSVTDGVTIRAAKYITGNFVPVIGKMFADATDTVISASLLVKNAIGLSGVIIILFLCAFPAIKILVLALIYNVAAAVMQPLGETPIVTCLQTIGKSMIYVFAALAAVSLMFFLAVTIMLTAGNVTVMMR, encoded by the coding sequence ATGCAGGAGCGCAGTATTTTTCGTCCGCCAAAATTAAACAGGCTGCTCGTTCTGCTCCCCTGTCTGCTGCTTCTGCTGTGTGCAGGAACCGCTTATGCAGCTCCAGCTTCTCAAGCGCAGACACAGACGCAAACGGGAGGCAGCGGAGGGTCCTCATCCCCTGTAGACCAGTGGGTGAAGGGGCAGGTCGAGAACCTTCCGACAGACGGGGTGGAGACGTACTGGGATCAGCTGATGAAGGACTACGGGGGATTCTTCCCGGAAGGCAAAACGCCTTCGCTGATGGATATGCTGCTGCCCGGAGAAGACGGTTTAAGCTTCAAAAGCGTATTGTCCGGCTTGACCCGCTTCATGTGGCATGAGGTGCTCTACAACGGCAAGCTGCTGGTTACGATTGTGATGATCAGCGTGCTGAGTATGATTCTGGAGACGCTGCAGACCGCTTTTGAACGGAAATCCGTCAGTAAAATCGCTTATATGCTCTGTTACATGGTGGTACTGGTCATAGCCGTGAACAGCTTCAACATCTCGATCGGCTACGCCAAGGATGCCATTGACCGGATGATCGATTTCATGATGGCGATGATTCCGCTGCTGTTCGCGTTGCTGGCTTCAATGGGCAATATCGTAACGGTGTCTGTGACCCATCCGCTGATCGTGTTCATGATCCATACGGTGGGCACGATGATTCACACCATAGTGTTCCCGCTGCTGTTCTTCTCGGCGGTGCTGCATCTGGTGAGTGCGATGTCGGAGAAATATAAGCTGACCCAGCTGGCCAACCTGCTGCGCAATATCGGTGCCGGATTGCTTGGAGTCCTGCTTACCGTCTTTCTCGGGGTAATCTCGGTCAGAGGAATCACCAGCTCGGTCACTGATGGAGTAACCATCCGCGCCGCCAAATATATCACAGGCAATTTCGTGCCGGTTATCGGCAAAATGTTCGCTGATGCCACTGATACCGTAATCTCGGCATCACTGCTGGTGAAGAACGCTATCGGGCTCTCGGGGGTCATCATCATCCTCTTCCTCTGCGCCTTCCCGGCGATCAAAATCCTGGTGCTGGCCCTGATCTACAACGTAGCCGCCGCCGTTATGCAGCCGCTGGGTGAAACGCCCATTGTGACCTGCCTGCAGACGATCGGTAAAAGCATGATCTACGTATTCGCCGCGCTGGCTGCCGTATCTCTGATGTTCTTCCTGGCCGTCACCATCATGCTGACTGCCGGAAATGTCACCGTAATGATGCGGTGA
- the spoIIIAD gene encoding stage III sporulation protein AD yields the protein MEIIQVVGIGILSTVLILVLKEQKPMFAFLLTTAAGILIFLFLIGKIGTILGTLEQVAESSGMEMIYIKTVFKIIGISYIAEFGAQIVRDAGQESIASKIELAGKVLIMVLAVPIISIIIETVMKLLPA from the coding sequence ATGGAAATCATTCAAGTAGTGGGAATAGGGATTCTGTCGACCGTCCTCATCCTTGTCCTGAAGGAACAAAAGCCGATGTTCGCTTTTCTGCTGACTACTGCGGCAGGCATACTGATTTTTCTGTTTCTGATCGGCAAGATCGGAACGATTCTTGGCACGCTGGAGCAGGTGGCAGAATCCTCCGGGATGGAAATGATCTACATCAAAACCGTGTTTAAAATCATCGGCATTTCGTATATCGCGGAGTTCGGGGCACAGATCGTGCGCGATGCCGGACAGGAATCGATCGCTTCCAAAATCGAGCTGGCCGGCAAAGTGCTGATCATGGTGCTGGCCGTACCGATTATCAGCATCATTATTGAAACGGTGATGAAGCTGCTGCCTGCTTGA
- the spoIIIAC gene encoding stage III sporulation protein AC produces MNIEVNAIFQIAGIGIIIAMIHTVLKQMGKEDIAHWVTIVGFIIVLFMVIRMLDGLLQEIKTIFLFQ; encoded by the coding sequence ATGAATATTGAAGTTAACGCGATCTTTCAGATTGCCGGCATCGGCATCATTATCGCCATGATCCACACGGTGCTTAAGCAGATGGGCAAAGAGGACATCGCCCATTGGGTAACGATTGTCGGTTTTATCATCGTGCTGTTCATGGTGATCCGCATGCTGGACGGACTGCTTCAGGAAATCAAAACGATCTTTCTTTTTCAATAG
- the spoIIIAB gene encoding stage III sporulation protein SpoIIIAB → MLKLLGAVLIVLAGTLAGFKRAAQYAERPRHIRGLIAALQRLETEIQYGYTPLPEALRRIGMQSKEPLRAFFLTAAEEMSPPHNYSAEEAVQRSMEIHWSSASLKGTEKEIFRQLSCTLGTSDRSNQSTHIALALQQLKQEETAAREDQGKYEKVSKSLGLLLGALIVILIF, encoded by the coding sequence ATGCTTAAGCTGCTCGGGGCAGTGCTCATCGTGCTTGCGGGCACGCTGGCCGGCTTCAAGCGGGCTGCCCAGTATGCTGAGCGGCCCCGGCATATCAGAGGCCTGATCGCAGCGTTGCAGCGGCTGGAGACGGAGATCCAGTATGGCTATACCCCGCTGCCGGAGGCGCTGCGCCGGATCGGGATGCAGAGCAAGGAGCCGCTGAGAGCATTCTTCCTCACGGCAGCGGAAGAGATGAGCCCGCCGCATAACTACAGCGCCGAGGAAGCTGTGCAGCGGTCCATGGAGATTCACTGGAGCAGCGCCTCCCTGAAAGGAACAGAGAAGGAAATTTTCCGGCAGCTCAGCTGCACACTCGGAACCAGTGACAGATCGAATCAGAGCACGCATATTGCACTGGCTCTGCAGCAATTGAAGCAGGAAGAGACAGCGGCCAGAGAAGATCAGGGCAAATATGAAAAGGTGAGCAAAAGCCTGGGTCTGCTGCTTGGAGCATTGATCGTCATTTTGATCTTTTAG
- the spoIIIAA gene encoding stage III sporulation protein AA has translation MANDWLLLFPEKVRALLGGLPAALLDKVEEVRVREGRPLEINYSGKYHFVGVNGSLTQLPVEAYKPDREDTHRLLDLISNHSLYTMEEELRKGFITIPGGHRIGLSGRTVLSGGGVEHLRDITGFNVRIAREVHGLADGVLPYLLDRGRQRIMHTLILSPPQHGKTTLLRDLARQISSGGQGGREGRRPGLKVGIVDERSEIAGSRRGIPAFDVGPRTDILDGCPKAEGMMMMIRSLSPDVLIADEIGRLEDADAVTEALHAGISVVASAHGKEVSELARRPGLGGLLEHRMFERYVILHRSEVGLSFRILDAQKRGLLLISPEERIGGDRHA, from the coding sequence ATGGCAAATGATTGGCTTCTATTGTTTCCCGAAAAAGTAAGAGCGCTGCTCGGCGGCCTCCCCGCTGCGCTCCTGGACAAGGTGGAGGAAGTGCGCGTCCGTGAAGGACGGCCGCTAGAGATTAATTACTCCGGCAAATATCATTTTGTCGGCGTGAACGGCAGTCTGACACAGCTTCCCGTTGAAGCCTACAAGCCGGACCGGGAGGATACGCACCGGCTGCTGGACCTGATCAGCAATCATTCGCTGTATACGATGGAAGAGGAGCTGCGCAAGGGCTTCATCACGATTCCCGGCGGGCACCGGATCGGCTTATCCGGCCGGACGGTCTTAAGCGGCGGGGGGGTTGAGCATCTCCGCGATATTACCGGCTTCAATGTGCGGATTGCCCGCGAAGTGCACGGGCTGGCAGACGGCGTGCTGCCTTATCTGCTGGACCGGGGACGGCAGCGCATTATGCATACGCTGATCCTCTCGCCGCCGCAGCATGGCAAGACCACGCTGCTGCGTGACCTCGCCAGGCAGATCTCGTCCGGAGGGCAGGGCGGACGCGAGGGCAGACGCCCGGGTCTCAAGGTCGGCATCGTCGATGAACGCTCGGAGATCGCCGGCAGCCGCCGCGGGATTCCAGCCTTCGACGTCGGCCCGCGCACGGACATCCTGGATGGCTGTCCCAAAGCGGAAGGCATGATGATGATGATCCGCTCACTTTCACCCGATGTGCTGATTGCCGATGAGATCGGCCGCCTGGAGGATGCGGATGCAGTAACCGAGGCGCTGCACGCCGGCATCTCGGTAGTCGCTTCCGCCCATGGCAAGGAAGTGTCCGAGCTGGCCCGCCGGCCCGGCCTTGGCGGTCTGCTGGAGCACCGGATGTTCGAGCGGTACGTAATCCTGCACCGTTCGGAGGTTGGCCTGTCCTTCCGCATCCTGGACGCCCAGAAGCGCGGGCTGCTGCTGATCTCTCCAGAAGAGCGGATAGGCGGTGACCGGCATGCTTAA
- a CDS encoding YqhV family protein — protein MDKYVSWMAGLRLLSGSVEIAAALIMLRLNQVDKALAVNSGLALVGPTILILTTAVGLTGMAQQLSWGKLGWIGCGVAFLLIGILKK, from the coding sequence TTGGACAAGTATGTGAGCTGGATGGCGGGACTTCGGCTGCTGTCAGGCAGTGTGGAGATTGCTGCTGCACTGATTATGCTGAGGCTGAACCAGGTGGATAAGGCGCTCGCGGTTAATTCCGGGCTGGCACTGGTCGGCCCGACAATCCTGATTCTGACCACAGCAGTCGGCCTGACGGGGATGGCCCAGCAGCTGTCGTGGGGCAAGCTCGGCTGGATCGGCTGCGGTGTGGCCTTTCTCTTAATCGGCATTCTGAAGAAATGA